One segment of Paenibacillus sp. FSL R7-0337 DNA contains the following:
- a CDS encoding efflux RND transporter periplasmic adaptor subunit, whose translation MNKKKIIIIASAIVLVAIAGIAGYTFWPDQNRQITAVPLNTAVASKGDILVGVSGSGAVSAINSESIRTKEAGKVDTVMVKKGDVVKKGDVLITFVAGDLDDKLKEATKSLENLKTELANKQESYKTLAMNNATEEELESAKKAIDKANSDIVDQQESITAIHEDMAPPDPLTAPIDGTITAVNITAGEQAQNGTELFTMTDYVNLSVTVQVDELDIPKIKLNQASTITLDALEDKSFTGKVIDIAKEGTSSNGVSLFNVTVGLNNSEGVLIGMSAEVAVTIEEKKDILTVPIEAVTKINGKSFVNVPVTGGNESGTKTSGNGAAGSKSAESVAADGQAPGGQGEIRPEGEEGQTGGRAARGSGQGGGYPQGGGEARGGAFPGGEFPAGAGFSGRAAGSRSASGNAAGTQRVAVETGIHNESSIEIVSGLSEGDEVILPTVISSGNTTSPQQGGMGGMGGGGMTGGSGGFPGGSGDGFSGGGSGGSRGGFSGGGGGR comes from the coding sequence ATGAACAAGAAGAAGATCATCATTATCGCTTCAGCCATAGTCCTCGTTGCTATTGCAGGGATCGCGGGCTATACGTTCTGGCCGGATCAGAACCGGCAGATCACTGCCGTTCCGCTGAACACGGCAGTTGCCAGTAAGGGAGATATCCTGGTGGGTGTCTCGGGTTCAGGTGCCGTATCGGCGATCAACAGCGAGAGCATCCGCACCAAAGAAGCCGGGAAGGTCGATACGGTCATGGTTAAGAAAGGCGATGTCGTTAAAAAAGGCGATGTGCTGATCACATTTGTCGCGGGCGATCTGGACGATAAGCTGAAGGAAGCCACGAAGTCACTGGAGAATCTCAAGACAGAGCTTGCGAATAAACAGGAGAGCTACAAGACGCTGGCTATGAATAACGCGACAGAGGAAGAGCTGGAGTCGGCAAAAAAAGCCATTGATAAGGCCAATAGCGATATCGTAGACCAGCAGGAATCCATCACTGCTATCCATGAAGATATGGCTCCGCCTGATCCGCTGACCGCTCCGATCGATGGAACGATCACTGCCGTGAATATTACGGCCGGCGAACAGGCCCAGAATGGTACGGAGCTGTTCACCATGACCGACTACGTGAACCTAAGCGTAACCGTTCAGGTAGACGAGCTGGATATCCCCAAAATCAAGCTGAATCAAGCCTCGACCATTACACTGGATGCCCTTGAGGATAAGTCTTTTACTGGTAAAGTTATAGATATCGCCAAAGAAGGAACCTCCTCTAATGGCGTCTCCTTGTTCAACGTCACTGTAGGATTAAATAACTCGGAGGGCGTGCTTATCGGCATGTCTGCGGAGGTGGCGGTTACGATCGAAGAGAAGAAAGATATTCTGACCGTTCCCATCGAAGCTGTCACGAAGATAAACGGGAAATCCTTCGTCAATGTGCCGGTGACCGGCGGAAATGAATCAGGCACCAAAACTTCTGGTAACGGAGCGGCTGGCTCCAAGTCTGCTGAGAGTGTCGCGGCTGACGGACAGGCTCCCGGCGGCCAAGGCGAAATCAGGCCGGAAGGAGAAGAAGGCCAGACCGGCGGCAGAGCTGCCCGCGGAAGCGGTCAAGGCGGCGGATACCCTCAAGGCGGCGGAGAAGCCCGGGGCGGAGCGTTTCCCGGCGGTGAATTCCCGGCCGGCGCCGGGTTCTCCGGCAGGGCAGCCGGAAGCCGGAGTGCCTCGGGCAATGCCGCCGGCACGCAGCGGGTGGCCGTGGAGACCGGTATCCACAATGAGAGCAGCATCGAAATCGTCAGCGGCTTAAGTGAAGGGGATGAAGTGATCCTCCCAACCGTGATTTCCTCAGGCAATACCACCTCTCCGCAGCAAGGCGGCATGGGCGGTATGGGCGGCGGAGGAATGACCGGAGGGAGCGGAGGCTTTCCCGGCGGGAGCGGTGACGGCTTCTCCGGCGGAGGCAGCGGAGGCAGCAGGGGCGGTTTCTCCGGGGGCGGGGGCGGACGATGA
- the pheS gene encoding phenylalanine--tRNA ligase subunit alpha: MKDKLEALKAEALTKLQAVSDPQILNDLRVKYLGKKGELTEVLRGMGGLSAEERPVIGQVANLVRSAIEEVIGAKQELFQQQETQNRLNAEKVDVTLPGRGMPQGGIHPLSRVIQEIEDIFIGMGYKVAEGPEVETDYYNFEALNLPKNHPARDMQDSFYITEDILMRTQTSPVQIRTMQAMNGETPVKVICPGKVFRRDDDDATHSFQFHQIEGLVIGRNIRMSDLKGTLQQFMKEMFGPSAGIRLRPSFFPFTEPSVEVDVSCFKCGGEGCRLCKQSGWLEILGAGMVHPNVLRMGGYDPEVYSGFAFGMGAERIAMLKYGIDDIRYFYTNDMGFVKQFKGI; encoded by the coding sequence ATGAAAGACAAATTGGAAGCACTGAAGGCTGAGGCACTGACGAAGCTGCAGGCGGTATCCGATCCGCAGATTCTGAATGACCTGCGCGTCAAATACCTTGGCAAAAAAGGCGAGCTGACAGAGGTTCTGCGCGGTATGGGCGGACTAAGCGCGGAGGAGCGTCCGGTGATCGGCCAGGTGGCCAATCTGGTGCGCAGCGCGATTGAAGAGGTGATCGGCGCCAAGCAGGAGCTGTTCCAGCAGCAGGAGACGCAGAACCGTCTCAATGCAGAGAAGGTCGATGTAACCCTGCCGGGCCGCGGCATGCCGCAGGGCGGGATTCATCCGCTCAGCCGGGTGATTCAGGAGATCGAGGATATTTTCATCGGCATGGGCTACAAGGTGGCGGAAGGACCGGAAGTGGAGACAGATTATTATAACTTCGAGGCGCTTAACCTTCCGAAGAACCATCCAGCCCGCGATATGCAAGATTCCTTCTATATTACGGAAGACATTCTGATGCGCACACAGACCTCGCCGGTTCAGATCCGCACCATGCAGGCGATGAACGGGGAGACTCCGGTCAAGGTTATCTGTCCGGGCAAGGTATTCCGCCGTGATGACGACGATGCGACCCACTCCTTCCAGTTCCATCAGATTGAAGGTCTGGTGATCGGACGCAATATCCGTATGAGCGACCTGAAGGGGACCCTGCAGCAGTTCATGAAGGAGATGTTCGGTCCAAGCGCGGGCATCCGCCTGCGTCCAAGCTTCTTCCCGTTCACCGAGCCTAGCGTTGAGGTGGATGTAAGCTGCTTCAAATGCGGCGGCGAAGGCTGCCGGCTCTGCAAGCAGAGCGGCTGGCTGGAGATTCTCGGCGCGGGTATGGTGCACCCGAATGTGCTGCGGATGGGCGGCTACGATCCTGAGGTCTACAGCGGCTTCGCGTTCGGCATGGGCGCTGAACGGATTGCGATGC